In Malus sylvestris chromosome 2, drMalSylv7.2, whole genome shotgun sequence, the genomic stretch TCATAACGAGCAGGAGGGACAGGTGGATTCGGTAAGCAGGACTCTGAATGGAGCTTCTACGTTTGATCTTAACCTTGTGCCTGGCATCGGTGAGGATGGGGACAGTGAGACTGCTAGACGGAGGGAAGCTAGCGAtgatcggggggggggggggggggcgggaGTGGGTGTGACTCGGCTAAGGATGATGATCCCTTTGAGCTAGAAGCTATCATTGAAGCGGTGATGAACGAGAATAAAGGCAAAAAGAGAAGTGCCCGAGAGGTGGAGTTGGATGAGGGTAACCCCTGTGTGGAACCTAAAAAAACTAAGCTAAGCAGGAAGACATATGTTGAGGCGGAGGAGACCAGCCGTGAGGGGTCTCCCACGCCCAAATGAGACTACTTACCTGGAACTGTCAGGGTATCGGGGGTGACCTGACAGTTGACAACCTGCTGGAGCAGAACCGGCTCCACACCCCTGACATTGTGATTTTGCTAGAAACCAAGAATAAAAGCAGTAGATATGGGTATCTTAAGAAACGTTTGGATTTGGAGTACATGCACGCAGTAGAACCTAGGAGCATTGGGGGAGACCTCTGTGTTTTCTGGCGGGATGCTTCCCTGGTTACTCTGGTGAAGTCTGAGGACTTTGTTATTGAAGTTAAAATTTGGGATGAGCACAAGATGTGTCACTGGTATTTGTTTGCAATCTACGCAAGTACTGATGAGAAGAAACAGCGGGATTAATGGCGGTATCTGAGTAGGCGGTTTGGAAACAACAGAGGAAAACTCTTCTCATCGGGGACTTTAATGACATTCTGTGTAATGATGAGAAAGAGGGGGCAGTTACAGACCGACGTCTAGTATGCGTGACTTTAGAGAGTTTGTGGCTTAAAATGAGCTCATGGACCTGGTTTTGTCGGCTATCCGTTTACGTGGCGGAACAACCAGGAGGCGAAGCCTATTCAGCAACGCCTGGACAGGGGATTGGCTACTATGGATTGGCAGGACCTTTACCCAGAGAATACAATCAGGCACGTGGTACTGGAAGGGTCTGACCATGCTCTGTTATTTTTGTCCACGGAGAAAGTGAAAGCGTGGAAGGGGAGGAAATTCTCTTATGATGCACGATAGAGCACAACGGAGAAGTGTAGGCAACTGGTGGTAGAGGAATGGAGAGATAAACATGGGGGGTCACATGCCTTTCGATTTTGTGAAAAGTTGAAGGCCCTAAGGCACAGGCTTAAGGATTGGTATCGGGGGAGAGGAAGGAACTCAAAGAAAGTCATCGAGCAGCTGAAAGAGGAGATTAGAACGGCTTATATGTCTACTGATTTTGCATCGGAGGTGGTTAAGATGAAGGAGCGAGAGCTCAGGGCCGCCCATCGAAACGAAGAAGCTTACTAGAGGGTGAAGTCGCGTGCCCAATGGTTAAAGGAAGGTGATAAAAATTCTAAGTTCTTCCATGCTCAAACCCTCAAAAGAAGAAGGCTCAACCAAATCAAGGGGTTGGAGGATGTAAATTGAGTGTGGCAAGAGAACGAAGTAGCGATATCTTCAATTGCTACCTCCTATTTTGAGGCTTTATTTAAGTCGAGCAGCCCTGGGCAAATCGATGAGATTGGGGACTGCCTGGCACCACGTGTGTCTGCTGAGGACAACCTTGCCTTGACAGCAGCGGTGACTGAGGAGGAAATCAAAATGGCTGTCTTCCAAATTCTTCCGATTAGAGCCCCGGGCCCGGACGGGTACTCTGGATGCTTCTACCAAGATCATTGGGATACTGTGGGCAAGGATGTAATCAAGATAGTCAAAGCCTTCTGGCATTCTGGAACTATTATGAGGAAACTTAATCATACTAACCTTGTGCTTATCCCTAAGGTGAAGTGCCCAAAGAACATGACGCAATACCGGCCTATTGCACTATGTAATGTAATCTACAAAGTCATTGCCAAGGTCCTCACTAACCGACTAAAGACGGTGATGCCAAAGGTGATTAGTGATAACCAATCTGCCTTTGTGGCGGGGAAACAAATTCAGGACAACATTTTGGTGGTCCACGAGATCCTATACTCTCTGCTTCATCAAAAAAAAGGTGACCAGACTGGCATGGCTATTAAGCTCGACATGGCTAAGGCGTACGACCGCGTGGAGTGGGTTCCTCTTATCCATGATGGCGAAATTGGGGTTCACTCCCCTTTTTTGCAACTGGATCAAAGAATGCATTTCCACGGCCTCCTTCAGCATCCTAGTTAACGGGAACCCGATTGGGCTTGTTCTGCCGGAGCGAGGGTTGAGACAAGGAGATCCCCTATCTCCCTATCTTTTCCTGCTCTGTACGGAGGGTCTGTCCATGCTTATCAGGCGTGGGATTGAGCGGGGTGCCCTCCACGGGTTTAGTGTGTCGGCAAATGGAACCCCGATCTCGCACCTGTTTTTTGCGGATGACTTGGTGTTATTTGGGCATGCGAATGTGGAGGAGGCGAGAGGCATGGTAGAGGTGCTGCGAACATATGCCCATGGCTCTAGCCAAGCTGTTAATCTGTCCAAAAGCTCGATTTTCTTCGGCTCGAAGACCTCGAACAGGGTGAGGATGAAGATTGGCCGGACCATGGGAATCCAATGTAAGTCTGGTTTTGGTAGGTATCTTGGGCTGCAATCTGATTTTGGTCACTCTAAACGAGTGGTTTTTTAAGAGGTGCGGGACAGACTTGAATCTAGGCTGGCGGGTTGGGCTGAGCAATTTCTATTGCAAGCAGGAAAGGAAGTCCTAGTCAAGGCAGTGGCCATGGCTATGCCAAACTATGCCATGAGCTGTTTTAAACTACCCATTGGGGTATGTAGAGACCTGGAGAAAGCTATCCGGAATTTCTGGTGGAGGGGGAGCGAGCAGAGAAAGGGGGTCCATTGGATTTCATGGGAGCGGTTAATGAAGCAAAAACGAGTCGGTGGGCTGGGCTTTAGGGATATCCAGTGTTTTAACCTGGCGTTCCTTGCCAAGATTGGGTGGCGGCTCATACAGAACCCGGGGACTTTGCTCGCTACTGTTCTGCAAGAAAAATATTATCCTGGGAAGTGCTTTACTGAGGCGGGAAAGGGTAGGAATACGTCGTGGGGTTGGAAGGGTATTTTTTATGCCCGAAAGGTGCTCCTACACGGACTGCGGTGGCGGGTCGGGGACGGGGCAGGCATCAACATTAGGGAGGACCCGTGGTTTCCTAGGCCCTCTACGTTTAAAGTTAAGCCTTTAGTAAGCCTGCATGCTACTATGGTAAGCGAGTTAATTGACTTGGAGACCAGCTCTTGGAAACGAGATCTGATCCTGGAATGCTTTCACCAGGATGATGTGGGACCTATTTTAAGCATTCCCTTAAGCAAAACTGGGTGCCGGGATCGGATGGTGTGGCACCATAATGCGAATGGGGTATATTCGGTTCGATCGGGGTACGGAGTGGCTATGAACCTTATGGAAAATGGTGATATGGGAAAGAAAGGCCGTGGGTCTGCCAGCGACAAGCCAAAGAACTGCTATGCTTGGAATCTGATCTGGAAGTTAAAGGtacctaacaaaattaaaatatttatctGGTGCTGTTGTAACAATGCTCTGGCTGTTCGTCGTAACCTGAAGCGGAGACATATAAAGGTAGACAACGTCTGTGGAGTTTGTGGTGCCATGGATGAATCGGAAACTCATATTTTCTTCTAATGTCACCTTAGCCACCTATTCTGGTTCTCCTCTCCGCTTCAGTTGAATTCCTTTGCGCTGGCAGGGGCAGACTTCCTATCTAGCTGGGAGTTGTTCTGGACTCGGGTTAAGGGGAGGGACAACGCGGAAGAGATCATGCAGGAGTATGCCTTTGGGTTATGGAGACTGTGGAAAAACAGGAACGAGGTGGTTTTTAATGGGGTGCACCGGCAGCCCTCGGAGCTTTTGGAGGCTTGGAGCAGGAACATCTCTGAATTCATAGATGCTACACTCTGCGAGCCTGTGGGAAAGCAGCCTGGGAGCCAGTCGAAGATTGCTCCCCTGGACCGTGGGGCCTGTAGATGGAAGAAGCCGGCGTTTGGGATCCTCAAGGTCAATACGGATGCCTCGTGGTGCAAGACCACCCTCCGCACGGGGGTGGGCTGGGTTTGCCGCGACTTCGCTGGTTTGCTTCAAGGTGCAGGAGGCTCAGGGGCTGCACTGTGTCACTCTGCGGCTGTCGGGGAAGCTACTACGATCAGGACTGCCCTCTTGGCCTGCATTGACTACGGGTATGATAATGTTGTTATTGAATCTGATGCCAAAGTGATCATTCAGATGATCAAGCATGAAATTGATCTGGATTTCAGTATTGAATGTATTCTTGGTGATATTGAGGTGCTAGCGCGTAGGTTGAGGTCAGTTTCGTTCTCTTACGTGCCTAGGGAGGGCAATGCTGCTGCTCACTCGGTtgctaagtttgttttcaatgaGGGTCGTGAATATGGGTGGGACTGTATTGGGcctgaatttttgtttaatatcCTAGCCCAGGATGTAAACCTTTCTATTCGTATCTAATATATTTCTATCTtcgggaaaaaaaaaggaagagagatATTAAACGAAAAAGGCAGGGCAAAATCGAAAATTCAGTGTTTGGGCTATTTTAATTGGACTGATTTACTATTGAGTTTTATCCTaactattaaataaaattattatctggtttttatttaatatttaaaatttttaaatcatttttattagttttccttattcttTAGGGGATGCATTGAAGTGAATTAGAACATGTTTAGTATTCTACTTAAATTCAAcatttaaacttaaaaataatttttcaggTTTTACGTTTTGCatacttgtttggtatgattttttttgtcaaaaattaaactcaaaactaaaaaattagCCAACTTCTAAAAACATCATAAGCGagtttttttaaagtttttaaatgCCAAACCTACTCCTTTCTCTCACCTCTCCGGATCTAACCTCTCTCCTCCCCTCCAAATCTCTCTCCTATTTCTCCCTCCTCTCTCTGCTCTCTCTCCATTTTCTGCCTCATGTCCCTCTCTTTGGATCACTATTTATGTCCAATTTAATTTAGTAGTAATTCATGAATCCACCTGGAGTTGTTGCaggtttgtttttttcttttcttttttaattaataaaatttaaaaataattttgaatctCATACCACacaagtttttgaatttaaaaaaaaatatatattcttAAAAGATATcatgttttgaaaaataatgaataaaaaatagttATGCTACCAAACATGTCTGTATTGTTCTCGTTGTTTTAGGAGTACTTAAGTTATGGAGTCTGTTAATTAGTGGCTATTTAGTCATGGTGTAGTCGTTTCTATTGTTTTGCTCAGTTGGTTTTgatattttctatttaaattgcAAGCAACACTTTGAATTTCAAGTTGAATGGAAGTTGAATTTTAGTTCCAAGTTTTCTATGTGCTTTCGGATTTGTTTCTGCTTAATTTCCATCATCTGGCATCTGGCATCAGAGGCCCCACTGGAGCTTGAGAAAAATTCTCCAAGTAGTAGCAGCTAACTTACTTATAGCAACAAGAACCAATGGTGTCTAATAGGACAGAATCTTTCGTCCATCCA encodes the following:
- the LOC126602743 gene encoding uncharacterized protein LOC126602743, with protein sequence MAMPNYAMSCFKLPIGVCRDLEKAIRNFWWRGSEQRKGVHWISWERLMKQKRVGGLGFRDIQCFNLAFLAKIGWRLIQNPGTLLATVLQEKYYPGKCFTEAGKGRNTSWGWKGIFYARKVLLHGLRWRVGDGAGINIREDPWFPRPSTFKVKPLVSLHATMVSELIDLETSSWKRDLILECFHQDDVGPILSIPLSKTGCRDRMVWHHNANGVYSVRSGYGVAMNLMENGDMGKKGRGSASDKPKNCYAWNLIWKLKLNSFALAGADFLSSWELFWTRVKGRDNAEEIMQEYAFGLWRLWKNRNEVVFNGVHRQPSELLEAWSRNISEFIDATLCEPVGKQPGSQSKIAPLDRGACRWKKPAFGILKVNTDASWCKTTLRTGVGWVCRDFAGLLQGAGGSGAALCHSAAVGEATTIRTALLACIDYGYDNVVIESDAKVIIQMIKHEIDLDFSIECILGDIEVLARRLRSVSFSYVPREGNAAAHSVAKFVFNEGREYGWDCIGPEFLFNILAQDVNLSIRI